In the Malus domestica chromosome 16, GDT2T_hap1 genome, one interval contains:
- the LOC108172251 gene encoding cytochrome P450 CYP749A22-like has translation MSWFLFEMPVLTTSSFLCLLLVILLALLIKNFQKLWWTPNHIQNQMAAQGVHGPSYKFIHGSTKEILSMKRETMGRPRSLTHDIFSAVQPHIHAWSKIFGKNFLQWYGVQPQMIIAEPELCKEVLNNKDRNYRKQRSQGYIKKLLGDSISMAEGEKWVKLRKLAHHAFHGENLKNMIPEMIKSSETMVQRWKTYEGKEIEVNEEFRFFTSEVISRTAFGSSFLEGKNIFEMLRELTSLIFRNTFKLRFPGISMFYKTSDEIKSEKLEKGIRDIITEIVRKREKTARTGEAGGFGRDYLGILLKAHHDANEKQRISVDDLVDECKTFYFAGQETTNSLLAWTVFLLALHTDWQEEARKEVLELFGKENPNTDGLNKLKTMGMIINEALRLYPPVVSLTRESLKEVRLGQIVVPANVELHVANLALHHDPKYWGKDVQLFKPERFSEGVAKATNNNAVAFMPFGMGPRTCVGMNFAIIEAKIALSMILQRYSFTLSPGYVHSPIQFLTVRPQHGVQVILHPV, from the exons ATGAGTTGGTTCTTGTTCGAAATGCCAGTACTTACTACTTCAAGCTTTCTGTGTCTGTTGCTAGTGATTCTTTTAGCTCTCCTGATCAAGAACTTTCAGAAACTATGGTGGACTCCAAACCACATACAGAATCAGATGGCTGCGCAAGGAGTCCATGGCCCTTCATACAAATTTATCCATGGAAGCACCAAAGAAATATTGAGCATGAAAAGGGAAACAATGGGAAGGCCTAGAAGTTTAACCCATGACATATTTTCTGCAGTTCAGCCTCATATTCACGCATGGAGCAAGATATTTG GGAAGAATTTTCTTCAGTGGTATGGTGTTCAACCACAGATGATCATTGCGGAACCTGAGCTGTGCAAAGAGGTACTAAACAACAAAGATAGAAACTATCGGAAACAAAGGTCCCAAGGCTACATCAAGAAGCTATTAGGAGACAGCATTTCAATGGCAGAAGGTGAAAAGTGGGTGAAACTAAGAAAGCTGGCGCACCATGCCTTCCATGGAGAGAACTTAAAA AATATGATTCCTGAAATGATAAAGAGTTCTGAGACGATGGTACAAAGATGGAAAACTTATGAAGGCAAGGAGATTGAGGTGAATGAAGAGTTTAGGTTTTTCACCTCAGAAGTGATTTCTAGGACAGCATTTGGCAGCAGCTTCTTAGAAGGAAAGAACATTTTTGAAATGTTGAGGGAGTTAACCTCCTTAATATTCAGAAATACTTTCAAACTCAGGTTTCCTGGCATCAG TATGTTTTATAAAACCAGTGATGAGATAAAATCAGAGAAGCTCGAGAAAGGCATTCGCGACATCATCACAGAGATTGttaggaaaagagaaaagacagCAAGGACTGGAGAGGCAGGCGGTTTTGGAAGAGATTATCTTGGAATACTTTTAAAGGCTCATCATGATGCGAATGAGAAGCAGCGGATTTCGGTGGACGATTTAGTTGATGAGTGCAAGACGTTTTACTTTGCTGGACAAGAAACCACTAACTCTTTGCTTGCTTGGACCGTCTTTCTTCTGGCTCTTCATACAGATTGGCAAGAGGAAGCTAGAAAGGAGGTCCTAGAATTGTTTGGTAAAGAAAATCCAAATACTGATGGCCTCAACAAATTAAAAACG ATGGGTATGATCATCAATGAGGCTCTAAGGTTATATCCTCCTGTTGTTTCCCTTACTCGGGAATCTCTAAAGGAAGTTAGACTGGGACAGATCGTTGTTCCCGCTAATGTTGAATTGCACGTCGCAAATCTGGCACTTCACCATGACCCTAAATATTGGGGAAAAGACGTGCAACTTTTCAAACCAGAGAGATTCTCAGAAGGGGTTGCTAAAGCTACTAACAACAATGCGGTCGCATTCATGCCCTTTGGAATGGGACCTCGAACCTGTGTGGGCATGAACTTTGCAATCATCGAAGCAAAGATTGCTCTTTCAATGATTCTGCAACGCTACAGTTTCACTCTTTCCCCGGGTTACGTGCACTCCCCCATTCAGTTTCTGACAGTTCGCCCGCAACATGGTGTTCAAGTGATACTACACCCAGTTTGA